In the genome of Ignavibacteriales bacterium, one region contains:
- a CDS encoding bifunctional response regulator/alkaline phosphatase family protein: protein MKQKKILWVDDEIELLRSHIIFLAEKGFGVDTVTNGEDAVSHVKENNYDLIFLDEMMAGMGGLETLGKIKDLNPNIPVVMITKSEEESLMDEAIGGKINDYLTKPVNPSQVLLVCKKILEGKKISGQYAAKDYLQDFNEISRALLDNLSYEEWIDIYIKMVNWDVELDTHSEIDLRQTLNDQKREANKEFSRFVEKNYMQWLTSKDRDVSPMLTNEITEKYVMKHLKNSDSPVFYFVIDCLRLDQWLIMEKHLVEQFRIEKDFYFSILPTATPYARNTLFSGLYPSEIEKMYPQYWHNGDEDEKSMNRYEKELLQLLLDRKRVKLKNELKYIKIIDPEVGRNFEQNILSYQNTHLTAVVVNFLDMIAHGRSDSDLLKEIAPDEPAYRSLTNSWFTHSSLLSTFKTLAKLNNVKIVITTDHGSIRSLRGAKVLGDREASPNLRFKYGRNLKVDEKHAVFVKNASDYMLPKRGVTINYIIAKEDYYFVYPTDYHKYLTYYKDTFQHGGISLEEMILPVITMEPK from the coding sequence ATAAAACAAAAAAAAATATTATGGGTCGATGATGAAATTGAATTGCTTCGTTCGCATATCATCTTCCTTGCTGAAAAAGGATTTGGTGTAGATACAGTAACGAATGGCGAGGATGCAGTATCGCATGTCAAAGAAAATAATTACGACCTGATCTTCCTTGATGAGATGATGGCTGGTATGGGTGGTCTTGAGACGCTTGGGAAAATTAAAGATCTTAACCCTAATATTCCGGTCGTTATGATAACCAAAAGTGAAGAAGAATCCCTGATGGATGAAGCTATCGGTGGAAAGATAAATGACTATCTTACAAAACCTGTTAACCCGAGCCAGGTACTACTTGTATGCAAAAAAATTCTTGAAGGCAAAAAAATCTCCGGTCAGTATGCGGCTAAAGATTATCTGCAGGACTTTAATGAAATATCCCGCGCGTTACTCGACAATCTTTCTTATGAAGAATGGATAGACATCTACATAAAAATGGTCAACTGGGATGTTGAACTTGATACACATTCCGAAATTGATTTACGTCAAACGCTTAATGATCAAAAACGTGAAGCAAATAAAGAATTCTCACGCTTCGTTGAAAAAAATTATATGCAGTGGCTTACATCAAAAGATCGGGATGTTTCACCTATGCTGACAAATGAAATAACAGAAAAATATGTGATGAAGCATCTGAAAAATTCAGATAGTCCTGTATTTTATTTTGTGATTGATTGTCTGCGTCTTGACCAGTGGTTAATAATGGAAAAACACCTGGTCGAACAATTCAGAATAGAAAAAGATTTTTATTTTTCAATACTTCCTACTGCAACACCATACGCACGGAATACTTTATTCAGCGGTCTTTATCCTTCAGAGATTGAAAAAATGTATCCGCAATACTGGCATAACGGCGACGAAGATGAAAAAAGTATGAACAGATATGAAAAGGAATTACTGCAGTTACTGCTCGACAGGAAAAGAGTAAAGCTTAAAAATGAATTGAAGTATATTAAGATCATTGATCCTGAAGTAGGAAGGAATTTTGAACAGAATATTCTATCTTATCAGAATACTCATCTCACAGCGGTGGTAGTTAATTTTCTTGATATGATCGCGCATGGTCGTTCTGATTCAGACTTGCTAAAAGAAATTGCACCTGATGAACCGGCATACCGTTCATTAACTAACAGCTGGTTTACACATTCATCACTTCTTTCAACTTTTAAAACACTGGCAAAACTAAATAATGTTAAAATAGTAATCACAACAGATCACGGCAGTATTCGTTCACTCAGAGGCGCAAAGGTACTGGGTGACAGGGAAGCCTCGCCAAATCTGCGTTTCAAATACGGTAGAAATCTTAAAGTTGATGAGAAGCATGCTGTATTTGTAAAGAATGCATCTGACTATATGCTTCCCAAAAGAGGTGTGACAATAAATTATATTATCGCTAAAGAAGATTACTACTTCGTGTACCCGACAGACTATCATAAATATCTTACTTATTACAAAGATACATTTCAGCATGGCGGAATATCTCTTGAAGAAATGATACTACCGGTTATCACTATGGAACCGAAATAG
- the tsaE gene encoding tRNA (adenosine(37)-N6)-threonylcarbamoyltransferase complex ATPase subunit type 1 TsaE: protein MNLPLKKIITAESETIQLAKEFAGIIQQGDVIVLNGNLGTGKTFFIKHVLMTFGINNVNSPTFAIVNEYRNSKTFFHFDFYRIEKREELLDIGYYDYLNDSESLTFIEWGNLFNELLPAKKYEINIEMSENGQREFTIVKYE from the coding sequence GTGAATCTGCCTTTAAAAAAAATAATCACTGCTGAATCTGAAACAATTCAACTTGCAAAAGAATTTGCAGGAATAATTCAGCAAGGTGATGTAATTGTACTTAACGGAAATCTTGGAACCGGAAAAACTTTTTTCATAAAACATGTTCTGATGACTTTTGGAATTAATAATGTAAACAGTCCGACTTTTGCTATAGTGAATGAATACCGTAACTCAAAAACATTTTTTCACTTTGATTTCTATCGTATCGAGAAGAGAGAAGAACTTCTGGATATCGGTTATTACGATTACCTGAATGACAGTGAATCACTTACTTTTATTGAGTGGGGTAATCTGTTCAATGAATTACTTCCAGCAAAGAAGTATGAGATAAATATCGAAATGAGTGAAAACGGACAGAGAGAATTTACGATTGTGAAATATGAATAA
- the tsaB gene encoding tRNA (adenosine(37)-N6)-threonylcarbamoyltransferase complex dimerization subunit type 1 TsaB produces MNNAKPILAIETSGKICGACLYFNEEKYFEQKITLKHSHSDKIFEVVESVLRTGNTELNEIDAIAVSAGPGSFTGLRIGMSAAKGIALGSGLPLIPVPTFESLAFQIAAILPENTEFAVANKVNSEELYFARFQVSLNSYIFVHDLSVIKKEELPELTNNILIFGDAGKKDISVPSPEATAKWSVKFGKDLLTYDYDFLEPNYIKNFIVKGK; encoded by the coding sequence ATGAATAACGCTAAACCAATATTGGCAATTGAAACCTCTGGCAAAATTTGCGGTGCATGTTTGTACTTCAATGAAGAAAAATATTTTGAACAGAAAATTACCCTTAAACATTCGCACAGTGACAAAATATTTGAAGTCGTTGAATCAGTTTTAAGAACAGGGAATACAGAGTTAAATGAAATTGATGCAATTGCAGTTTCAGCGGGACCAGGCTCATTCACAGGTTTGCGTATAGGGATGTCTGCAGCAAAAGGAATAGCATTAGGTTCTGGTCTGCCTTTAATTCCGGTTCCGACATTTGAATCACTTGCATTCCAGATTGCAGCTATTCTTCCTGAAAACACAGAATTTGCTGTTGCAAACAAAGTTAATTCTGAGGAATTATATTTTGCCCGTTTTCAAGTTAGTTTGAATAGTTATATATTTGTACACGATTTGAGTGTAATAAAAAAAGAAGAACTTCCAGAACTGACAAACAACATTTTGATTTTTGGTGATGCCGGGAAAAAAGATATTTCTGTGCCGTCGCCTGAAGCAACAGCAAAATGGTCAGTAAAATTCGGAAAAGATCTTCTTACATACGATTACGATTTTTTAGAACCTAATTACATTAAAAATTTTATTGTTAAAGGAAAGTAA
- a CDS encoding DUF1573 domain-containing protein gives MIRKMFLSILLFTSFVFPQIVGPRVSVQLIEHNFGDIVQGQIGSHSFKISNVGGDILKILEVRPTCGCTAAQPDKKELTPGESTSIKVEFNSAGRLGVQEKYVLVKTNDEQNQEIRLKLKANVIKDGQVEKSLTMLPAIKFYDTQFDFGKVEEGKKVQHTFSFSNLGQGKLEIKDIVTSCGCTAALVSDKVLEPGQNGTLKVELDTSKRSGKMSRTVTVKTNDPKEPNKVLTIFAEVQKVNQ, from the coding sequence ATGATAAGGAAAATGTTTTTATCGATTTTACTATTCACTTCTTTTGTATTTCCGCAGATTGTCGGACCAAGAGTTTCAGTTCAACTAATAGAACATAATTTTGGTGATATCGTACAGGGACAGATCGGTTCACACAGTTTTAAAATTTCAAATGTAGGCGGAGATATACTAAAAATTTTAGAAGTTAGACCAACCTGCGGATGTACCGCCGCTCAACCCGATAAAAAAGAATTAACTCCTGGTGAAAGCACTTCAATAAAAGTTGAATTTAATTCAGCCGGAAGATTAGGTGTGCAGGAAAAGTATGTTCTTGTTAAAACAAATGACGAACAAAATCAGGAGATAAGACTTAAGCTAAAAGCTAATGTTATTAAAGATGGGCAGGTCGAGAAAAGTCTCACAATGCTGCCAGCAATTAAATTTTATGATACTCAGTTTGATTTTGGAAAAGTTGAAGAAGGAAAAAAAGTTCAGCATACATTTTCATTTTCTAATCTTGGACAGGGAAAATTGGAAATTAAAGATATTGTAACATCCTGTGGTTGTACCGCTGCATTGGTAAGTGATAAAGTTCTTGAACCCGGACAGAACGGTACTTTAAAAGTTGAACTTGATACCAGCAAACGCTCAGGTAAAATGAGCAGAACGGTCACTGTAAAAACTAACGACCCTAAAGAACCGAATAAAGTTTTAACAATTTTTGCTGAAGTACAGAAAGTGAATCAATAA
- a CDS encoding acetyl-CoA carboxylase carboxyltransferase subunit beta, protein MPWFKRSKSNISPDTQKKELPDGLWEKCPSCNEIIHKKQLEINLWTCIKCGYHFRIGSAEYIQIMIDQGTFKEMDKKMRSADPLEFEDTKKYSTRIPETIKKTGLFDAARTGIGKLNGTEVAFGCMDFQFIGGSMGSVVGEKIARLTDKAIKNKCPLIIISASGGARMMEGAFSLMQMAKTSSRLAKLADEKIPYISVMTDPTTGGTTASYAMLGDVHIAEPQALIGFAGPRVIKQTIGKDLPKGFQRSEFLLEQGFVDIVVPRKELKSTVFNVLTMMS, encoded by the coding sequence ATGCCCTGGTTTAAACGTTCCAAATCCAATATTTCTCCTGATACTCAGAAAAAAGAATTGCCTGACGGACTGTGGGAGAAATGTCCGAGCTGTAATGAAATCATTCATAAAAAACAGCTTGAAATAAACTTGTGGACTTGTATCAAATGCGGCTATCATTTTCGGATTGGAAGTGCTGAGTATATCCAGATAATGATAGACCAGGGAACCTTTAAAGAGATGGATAAAAAGATGAGATCCGCTGATCCCCTTGAATTTGAGGATACAAAAAAATATTCTACAAGAATTCCTGAGACCATAAAAAAAACCGGATTATTTGATGCAGCAAGAACCGGTATTGGAAAACTAAATGGAACCGAAGTAGCGTTTGGATGCATGGACTTTCAATTCATCGGCGGAAGTATGGGTTCTGTAGTTGGTGAAAAAATTGCTAGGCTGACGGACAAGGCGATTAAAAACAAATGTCCGCTTATTATCATTTCTGCCAGCGGTGGTGCGCGTATGATGGAAGGTGCTTTTTCATTAATGCAAATGGCAAAAACAAGTTCACGTTTAGCAAAACTTGCTGATGAAAAAATCCCGTATATATCAGTTATGACTGATCCTACTACCGGCGGTACGACCGCAAGTTATGCAATGCTTGGTGATGTTCACATTGCTGAACCTCAGGCTTTGATCGGGTTTGCAGGTCCCAGAGTTATTAAGCAGACAATCGGAAAAGATTTACCAAAAGGTTTTCAGCGGTCGGAATTTTTACTTGAGCAGGGATTTGTAGATATCGTTGTTCCGCGAAAGGAATTAAAGAGTACGGTATTTAATGTTCTTACTATGATGAGTTGA
- a CDS encoding pantoate--beta-alanine ligase translates to MKIVSSVEEIQSICSKKKKDGVRIGFVPTMGFLHKGHLSLVKRAKELTDFTVVSIFVNPTQFSPNEDLNKYPRDIDNDKRLLENENVDLVFIPEASEIYPENFQTYTEVSKITRQLEGEFRPTHFKGVTTIVNILFNIIQPDVAFFGQKDAQQSAVIKRMVTDLKLPIQIEVCPIVRESDGLAMSSRNVYLSESERLDALVLSRSLTFGTNLINSGERDSQKIIDGMTTLVNLVSTSKLEYIKIVNEKSFELAEVLIKGQSYFLLIACWIGKTRLIDNTIISVS, encoded by the coding sequence ATTAAGATCGTTTCAAGTGTTGAAGAGATTCAAAGCATCTGTTCAAAGAAAAAAAAGGATGGGGTAAGAATCGGTTTTGTTCCAACCATGGGCTTTCTTCACAAAGGTCACCTGTCATTAGTAAAAAGAGCAAAAGAACTAACTGATTTTACCGTTGTTTCTATTTTCGTTAACCCGACTCAGTTCTCGCCAAACGAAGACCTCAACAAATATCCGCGTGATATTGATAATGACAAACGACTATTAGAAAATGAAAATGTGGACCTGGTTTTCATTCCGGAAGCGAGTGAAATTTATCCGGAAAATTTTCAGACTTATACCGAAGTATCAAAAATCACCAGACAACTTGAAGGTGAATTCCGTCCGACTCATTTTAAGGGAGTAACGACAATAGTCAATATTCTATTTAACATCATTCAACCCGATGTTGCTTTCTTTGGACAAAAAGATGCGCAGCAATCTGCAGTGATTAAAAGAATGGTGACAGATTTAAAACTTCCGATTCAAATTGAAGTTTGTCCTATCGTTCGTGAATCGGATGGTCTGGCGATGAGTTCAAGGAATGTATATTTATCAGAATCTGAACGGCTGGACGCATTAGTACTCTCGCGTTCATTGACATTTGGAACTAATCTCATAAATAGCGGAGAGAGAGATAGTCAAAAAATAATTGACGGAATGACTACACTTGTAAATTTAGTTTCAACGTCAAAACTTGAATACATAAAAATCGTCAACGAAAAATCATTTGAGTTAGCAGAAGTGTTAATCAAAGGTCAGAGTTATTTTTTACTAATCGCGTGCTGGATTGGAAAAACAAGGTTGATAGATAATACTATTATTTCGGTTAGTTGA
- a CDS encoding type III pantothenate kinase, which translates to MILVFDIGNTRIKSGLFEDTKLMSTDIFSGETEIKNISLQENVEAVCISSVSNIKTKLIAELCNEKGIAPFIISADKPTGLKIDYDTPLTLGNDRLCSVKGALSIQSDKVPISLSDFIITMDCGTATTINILKGPDAFIGGTISPGISLMFESLHTKTAALPLRTAGALSELIGKSTDTAIISGVINSTIGLLEKIIRYIREDLKAGEINLYVTGGNAEALLNHIKHPYTFEPYLVLHGANRIYQLNREPNIN; encoded by the coding sequence ATGATTTTAGTTTTTGATATCGGCAATACCAGAATTAAATCCGGTCTTTTTGAGGATACCAAATTAATGAGTACAGATATTTTTTCAGGTGAAACTGAAATTAAAAATATCTCTCTTCAAGAAAATGTTGAAGCCGTTTGCATAAGCAGTGTTTCAAATATCAAAACTAAATTGATAGCAGAATTATGTAATGAAAAAGGAATAGCACCATTCATCATCTCAGCTGATAAACCTACAGGTCTGAAAATCGACTACGATACTCCATTAACACTTGGAAATGACAGGTTATGTTCTGTAAAAGGGGCTTTGTCAATTCAGTCCGACAAAGTACCGATTTCACTTTCGGATTTTATAATAACAATGGATTGCGGCACAGCAACGACTATAAATATTCTAAAAGGACCTGATGCATTTATAGGAGGAACAATTTCTCCCGGAATTTCTCTGATGTTTGAATCTTTACATACAAAGACTGCTGCATTACCACTTCGAACTGCCGGTGCATTAAGTGAATTAATCGGGAAATCCACTGACACAGCAATTATAAGCGGTGTTATAAATTCAACGATTGGGTTACTTGAAAAAATAATCAGGTACATTAGGGAAGATTTAAAAGCCGGCGAAATAAATTTATATGTTACCGGCGGAAACGCCGAAGCACTGCTTAATCATATCAAACACCCATATACATTTGAACCGTATCTTGTGCTTCACGGTGCCAACAGAATTTACCAGTTAAACAGAGAACCAAATATCAACTAA
- a CDS encoding biotin--[acetyl-CoA-carboxylase] ligase encodes MFELESFDIKLNTEIIGRNFIYAEELDSTNSLLLVKNKKQNIDGTVALAEKQVKGKGRKDRVWYSAKGLNLTFSVLFSNEDLISHNINLINFSAALAVAVSIENLYQLKTELKWPNDVLINKKKVAGILLESTSQGNKIERLVVGIGVNVNQTLFQGSFNIEPTSIKTETGQNIEREKFLAEILNNFEEFIDLIPEKSEIILKDWKSRCDMIGEKISITEGDATRYGIFEDIDENGFLLLKVKNKIEKIHFGDVSLG; translated from the coding sequence TTGTTTGAACTTGAATCCTTTGATATAAAACTCAACACCGAAATCATTGGCAGAAATTTTATTTACGCTGAAGAATTAGATTCAACAAATTCTCTTTTGCTCGTAAAGAATAAAAAACAAAATATTGATGGCACAGTTGCACTGGCGGAAAAACAGGTAAAAGGAAAAGGGCGTAAAGACCGGGTCTGGTACAGCGCAAAAGGATTAAATCTTACCTTTTCAGTTTTATTTTCTAATGAAGATCTGATTAGCCATAATATTAATCTGATAAATTTTTCTGCTGCACTTGCTGTAGCTGTTTCAATAGAAAATTTATACCAGCTTAAAACTGAATTAAAATGGCCGAATGATGTTCTAATTAATAAGAAAAAAGTCGCAGGTATTTTACTTGAATCTACTTCACAGGGAAATAAAATTGAAAGATTAGTTGTCGGAATTGGAGTAAATGTAAACCAGACTTTGTTCCAGGGCAGTTTTAATATTGAACCCACATCAATAAAAACTGAAACCGGGCAAAATATTGAAAGAGAAAAATTCCTTGCGGAAATCCTGAATAATTTTGAAGAGTTTATTGATCTGATTCCTGAAAAATCCGAAATCATTTTGAAGGACTGGAAATCAAGATGTGATATGATCGGTGAAAAAATTTCAATAACAGAGGGCGACGCAACAAGGTATGGAATATTTGAGGATATTGATGAAAACGGATTTCTTCTTTTGAAAGTAAAAAACAAAATTGAAAAAATTCATTTCGGTGATGTGAGCCTGGGATGA
- a CDS encoding Hsp20/alpha crystallin family protein — MTLIKFEPLRELENFNNRIQRFFGEFPMSSEFSHSFNPRVDISEDENNIFINAEVPGVKKDDIKISLQDNILTISGEKKSETKESKDKNYYRNERIFGSFTRSFTLPEEINPDKVDAKFSDGILNVTIEKAAPKEISQRFIDIK, encoded by the coding sequence ATGACACTGATAAAATTTGAACCGTTAAGGGAACTTGAAAACTTTAACAACAGGATCCAAAGATTTTTTGGTGAATTTCCAATGAGCAGTGAGTTCAGTCATTCATTCAATCCAAGGGTTGATATCTCCGAAGATGAAAATAATATTTTTATTAATGCTGAGGTACCCGGAGTTAAAAAGGATGACATTAAGATTTCACTTCAGGATAATATTCTTACTATCAGCGGAGAGAAAAAGAGTGAGACCAAAGAATCAAAGGACAAAAATTATTATAGGAATGAAAGAATATTCGGATCGTTCACAAGAAGCTTTACTTTACCCGAAGAAATAAATCCTGATAAAGTGGATGCAAAATTTTCTGATGGTATTCTCAATGTAACAATTGAAAAAGCTGCGCCAAAAGAAATAAGCCAGCGTTTTATAGATATTAAGTAA
- the dnaK gene encoding molecular chaperone DnaK, producing MGKIIGIDLGTTNSCVSVMEGNDPVVIPNSEGGRTTPSVVAFTKSGERLVGQPAKRQAITNPKNTLFSIKRFMGRLVNEVQDEKTKVPYEIIPGDGSSARVKVSDRVYSPPEISAMILQKMKKTAEEYLGQEVTEAVITVPAYFNDSQRQATKDAGEIAGLKVRRIINEPTAAALAYGLDKKNHDHVVAVYDLGGGTFDISVLSLGDGVFEVKSTNGDTHLGGDDFDQRLIDYLADEFKKQEGIDLRNDPMALQRLKEAAEKAKIELSSSSTTDVNLPFITATQDGPKHLNLNISRSKFEQLIDDLVQRTKIPCEQAIKDAGISASQIDEVILVGGSTRIPMVQELVKKLFGKEPHKGVNPDEVVSIGAAIQGGVLTGEVKDVLLLDVTPLSLGIETLGGVMTRLIESNTTIPTKKSETFSTASDSQPSVEIHVLQGERPMAHDNRSLGKFHLDGIPPAPRGIPQIEVTFDIDANGIMHVSAKDKATNKEQSIRITSSSGLSQNEIEKMKRDATEHAAEDKKKKESVDTKNNADSLVFQIKKQMEELKDKIPADVKSRLESEVKKVEDAISTNNTDQIKTATDSLNKVWSEVASQLYQQAGAGQPGAGQQTSGQASDPQQKADDKNEVQDASYEVVDDDKKDK from the coding sequence ATGGGAAAGATAATAGGCATAGACCTTGGAACTACTAACTCTTGCGTTTCGGTGATGGAAGGAAACGATCCGGTTGTTATACCTAATTCAGAAGGCGGCAGAACTACACCTTCTGTTGTAGCATTTACAAAATCAGGAGAACGTTTAGTAGGTCAGCCCGCAAAACGACAGGCGATAACAAATCCAAAGAACACGCTCTTTTCAATAAAAAGATTTATGGGACGACTTGTAAATGAAGTTCAGGATGAAAAAACAAAAGTCCCCTATGAAATAATACCCGGAGACGGAAGCTCTGCTCGCGTTAAAGTAAGTGACCGTGTTTACTCTCCACCTGAAATAAGTGCAATGATACTTCAGAAGATGAAAAAAACCGCGGAAGAATATCTCGGTCAGGAAGTAACAGAAGCAGTGATTACTGTCCCGGCATATTTCAACGATTCACAGCGACAGGCAACAAAAGATGCAGGTGAGATCGCGGGATTAAAAGTAAGAAGAATAATTAATGAACCTACTGCAGCAGCTCTTGCTTACGGACTGGATAAAAAAAATCATGATCACGTTGTAGCTGTATACGATCTTGGTGGTGGAACATTTGATATATCAGTTCTGTCGCTTGGAGATGGAGTATTTGAAGTTAAGTCAACTAATGGAGATACTCATCTCGGTGGAGATGATTTTGATCAGCGACTGATTGATTATCTCGCAGATGAATTTAAGAAACAGGAAGGAATTGATTTAAGAAATGATCCAATGGCTCTGCAGAGATTAAAAGAAGCCGCAGAAAAAGCTAAGATAGAATTATCTTCATCATCTACTACAGATGTTAATCTTCCTTTTATTACTGCAACACAGGATGGACCTAAACATCTCAATCTTAATATCTCGCGCTCAAAATTTGAACAGCTAATTGATGATCTTGTTCAGAGGACTAAGATTCCTTGTGAGCAGGCAATTAAGGATGCAGGTATTTCCGCTTCACAGATCGATGAAGTTATTCTTGTCGGTGGTTCAACCAGGATCCCGATGGTACAGGAACTTGTAAAAAAACTTTTTGGAAAAGAACCTCATAAAGGCGTTAATCCTGATGAAGTTGTATCTATAGGCGCTGCAATTCAAGGCGGTGTTCTAACCGGTGAAGTTAAAGATGTATTATTGCTTGATGTTACTCCTTTATCACTCGGTATAGAAACGCTTGGCGGTGTTATGACAAGATTGATCGAATCAAACACTACTATACCTACAAAGAAAAGTGAAACCTTTTCAACAGCTTCAGATAGTCAGCCTTCAGTTGAAATACATGTACTGCAGGGTGAAAGACCAATGGCACATGACAACAGAAGCCTTGGAAAATTTCATCTTGATGGTATTCCGCCTGCACCTAGAGGCATACCTCAGATTGAAGTTACATTCGATATAGATGCGAACGGTATTATGCATGTGTCAGCTAAAGATAAAGCTACGAATAAGGAACAAAGTATAAGGATAACTTCTTCAAGCGGCTTATCTCAGAATGAAATAGAAAAAATGAAACGCGATGCGACTGAACATGCTGCTGAAGATAAAAAGAAAAAAGAGTCTGTTGATACAAAGAATAATGCCGACAGCCTTGTATTTCAGATTAAAAAACAGATGGAAGAACTCAAGGATAAAATACCGGCAGACGTGAAATCAAGACTTGAATCTGAAGTTAAAAAAGTTGAAGATGCTATAAGCACAAACAATACAGATCAGATTAAAACGGCTACTGACTCACTGAATAAAGTCTGGAGTGAAGTAGCTTCGCAGCTTTATCAGCAAGCCGGGGCAGGTCAGCCTGGTGCCGGTCAGCAAACTTCTGGACAGGCATCTGACCCACAGCAGAAAGCTGACGATAAAAATGAGGTACAGGACGCTTCCTACGAAGTTGTAGACGACGATAAAAAAGATAAATAG
- a CDS encoding Hsp20/alpha crystallin family protein — protein MTANKELIAVNETGSMNWENILENERSIAPLVDIYETNDDFILVANMPGVNRENVKVKLEEESLVIFGKMNNYDDAAKRKYLLNENEIANYYRRFRISNSIDETRISAKFENGQLSLVMPKHERIKPRAISIS, from the coding sequence ATGACTGCAAACAAAGAACTAATTGCTGTTAATGAAACGGGATCAATGAACTGGGAAAATATATTGGAGAATGAAAGAAGTATTGCACCACTGGTGGATATCTATGAAACAAATGATGATTTTATACTTGTAGCAAATATGCCCGGTGTAAACAGGGAAAATGTTAAAGTGAAACTTGAAGAAGAATCACTTGTTATATTCGGTAAGATGAATAACTATGATGATGCTGCAAAACGGAAATATCTTTTAAATGAAAATGAAATAGCAAATTACTACCGCAGGTTCAGGATTAGCAATAGTATTGATGAAACAAGGATCAGTGCAAAGTTTGAAAACGGACAGCTATCACTAGTAATGCCCAAGCACGAAAGAATAAAACCACGCGCAATTTCAATTTCATAA
- a CDS encoding DUF1624 domain-containing protein, protein MTIKSKKNRIIFIDLMRAFAVLMMVQGHTVDVLLSNDFRNMDSPFFLSWFFMRGMTAPIFLFTSGTVFTYLFRLVNEPFLNNPRTKKGFKRVLLLIVLGYLLRYPTPTLVVFNNVTPLQWQIFFAVDVLQLIGFGLFFILILMFLSEKLKLNDYITFALGALFFFVLYPIFDKMNWSEILPAPLAGYFYKGTGSNFPLFPWAGYVICGAILGSFLAKNPDVFRSTNFSFGLIIAGIIILSVALIGDRIETASLGKSYLWTTSPNLVILRLAIVLFLNGIVSLIASRVDKIPRIIILLGRNTLLIYIVHLMILYGSAWNPGIILLFNKSFGVLNTIGSALLMLSTMTLMVIILHRLKIKNKQLVT, encoded by the coding sequence ATGACCATTAAATCCAAGAAAAACCGCATAATCTTTATTGACCTTATGCGGGCATTTGCGGTATTAATGATGGTTCAGGGTCACACCGTTGATGTTCTGCTTTCAAATGATTTCAGAAATATGGACTCTCCTTTTTTTCTCTCCTGGTTTTTTATGCGTGGAATGACGGCACCTATTTTTTTATTCACATCAGGTACTGTATTCACTTATTTATTCCGGCTCGTTAATGAACCATTTCTTAATAATCCAAGAACAAAAAAAGGATTTAAAAGAGTTTTACTTTTAATCGTGCTCGGGTACTTGCTGAGATATCCAACGCCGACACTTGTAGTATTTAACAATGTAACACCACTGCAATGGCAGATATTTTTTGCGGTTGATGTTCTCCAATTGATTGGATTTGGATTGTTCTTCATACTTATCCTCATGTTCCTTTCAGAAAAACTAAAACTTAATGACTATATAACATTTGCACTTGGGGCACTTTTCTTTTTTGTGCTCTATCCGATCTTTGATAAAATGAACTGGAGTGAAATTCTTCCCGCACCATTAGCAGGATATTTTTATAAAGGAACAGGGTCAAACTTTCCATTATTTCCATGGGCGGGTTACGTGATCTGCGGTGCGATATTGGGTTCATTCCTTGCAAAAAATCCTGATGTATTCCGTTCGACTAATTTTAGTTTCGGTTTGATCATTGCCGGGATAATTATTTTGTCGGTTGCTCTAATCGGGGATAGGATTGAAACAGCTTCCTTAGGTAAAAGTTATTTATGGACGACAAGCCCAAACCTTGTTATTTTACGACTGGCGATTGTACTTTTTCTGAATGGTATCGTATCATTAATTGCTTCCAGAGTTGATAAGATCCCAAGGATAATTATTCTGCTGGGAAGAAATACATTGCTGATTTATATAGTTCATCTTATGATACTTTATGGAAGTGCGTGGAACCCGGGAATCATTCTATTGTTCAATAAGAGTTTCGGAGTGTTAAACACTATTGGCTCTGCGCTGCTTATGCTTAGCACGATGACTTTGATGGTAATTATTCTTCACAGATTAAAAATTAAAAACAAACAATTGGTAACCTGA